One Xylocopa sonorina isolate GNS202 chromosome 18, iyXylSono1_principal, whole genome shotgun sequence DNA segment encodes these proteins:
- the LOC143431485 gene encoding uncharacterized protein LOC143431485, with protein sequence MTIIVKLNRLKNITISYESLVNRNSLKHTFDYRINDTLSFDGVLGRITKGNTKYREDQIDHRWKRRRLCTISDDKYSAKRFLDKIASNVDKTETEKKRTLLDFDGPILLNDIDDPDSLKAHVRVKRTGFESDSIHHQDYLKDLANSFPRDSYELIDENSYDDDVSFDQKREIKSNEYFANDERFDASKIQVPAHLSKGESFLNTPSDAKEVNAFENKNRKFVDQTGNRVSALLKASPDNDNTFMDRREGSEVQSVPDDPMLALKLVRKKRNDYRSASNEERVSNDEKRSALTKSVAHVNPSRSTLANLKVDLLRMRRKAKDKRYEKKSKSKKKKKHAGKKHQGPLQSVKDVRLRNTDRSRMSRAKKSNDVKREGKSIVEIDNAMAKKSNGNNFRRRFVNSKELLENTDSGNGGTKASIASMLHEKLKSASENKIDTLNHWLPAGGNTISNENINAVVTQSKKQESSVDNERSMQDAKLRTKRDKHAASKHGFSNEEEELRYYQNIREPGSEMDECIDENESQLSSGNEVGGNRAVRSIEEVKELAKKLVTKVNELQNYLNIEEVGGNEKQGKKIETRAIDDLCSNVSAGCYAFKDTPNVVQKCVSTNRVEPRARIVERKAGPVKNPDERKVVGTANKNVERKRSVGSRRVVKMSSPGTSKVVRKQAETKSGRKWGKWTDWSSCSVTCGKGRQIRWRYCLRDCSTAETEMEEKACQLPACPPGKFLGIF encoded by the exons ATGACAATCATCGTCAAGCTT AATAGGCTTAAGAATATTACGATCTCTTACGAGAGTTTGGTAAACCGGAATTCATTGAAACATACCTTCGATTATCGTATTAATGATACTTTATCGTTTGATGGAGTATTGGGGAGGATTACAAAAGGTAATACAAAGTATCGAGAAGATCAGATCGATCACAGGTGGAAACGAAGGAGATTGTGTACGATTTCTGACGATAAATACTCTGCGAAAAGATTCCTCGATAAAATTGCCAGTAACGTTGATAAAACTGAAACAGAGAAGAAAAGAACACTGTTAGATTTCGATGGACCGATTCTTCTGAACGATATCGACGATCCAGACTCTTTGAAGGCACATGTACGAGTGAAACGAACTGGATTTGAATCAGATTCCATACATCATCAAGATTACTTGAAAGACTTGGCCAATTCTTTTCCTCGAGATAGTTACGAATTGATCGACGAGAATTCTTACGATGACGACGTGTCGTTTGATCAAAAACGAGAAATCAAATCCAACGAATACTTTGCGAACGATGAACGCTTTGATGCATCGAAGATACAAGTCCCTGCACACCTTAGTAAAGGCGAATCCTTTCTTAATACGCCATCTGACGCTAAAGAAGTGAATGCATTTGAAAATAAAAACAGGAAGTTCGTGGATCAAACAGGAAATCGGGTAAGTGCGTTGTTAAAAGCATCGCCTGACAACGATAACACTTTTATGGATCGACGAGAAGGATCAGAAGTTCAAAGCGTACCAGACGATCCAATGCTAGCACTAAAATTAGTCAGAAAGAAACGAAACGATTATAGAAGTGCATCTAACGAAGAAAGAGTATCTAACGATGAGAAACGATCGGCTTTAACGAAATCTGTGGCTCATGTAAATCCATCTCGTTCGACTCTTGCTAATTTAAAGGTGGATTTGTTACGAATGAGAAGAAAAGCGAAGGACAAACGTTACGAAAAGAAATCAAagtcgaagaagaagaaaaagcacGCAGGGAAGAAGCACCAAGGTCCTCTGCAGTCGGTAAAAGATGTTCGATTGAGAAACACGGATCGATCGAGAATGTCTCGCGCGAAGAAGTCGAATGACGTGAAACGCGAGGGTAAATCGATAGTAGAGATCGACAATGCAATGGCTAAGAAAAGTAATGGAAACAATTTTCGTCGTAGATTCGTAAACTCGAAAGAATTGTTGGAAAACACAGACTCTGGAAATGGTGGAACGAAAGCAAGTATCGCGTCGATGTTGCATGAAAAATTGAAGTCAGCCAGCGAAAACAAGATCGACACGCTTAACCATTGGTTACCTGCTGGaggaaacacgatatcgaacgAAAATATTAACGCGGTTGTAACACAGAGTAAGAAACAAGAATCTTCCGTGGATAACGAACGATCTATGCAAGACGCAAAACTACGTACAAAACGAGACAAACACGCTGCATCGAAACATGGTTTTTCAAACGAAGAAGAGGAACTGAGGTATTACCAGAACATTCGAGAGCCTGGATCTGAAATGGACGAGTGCATCGATGAAAACGAAAGTCAGCTTTCATCAGGCAATGAAGTAGGAGGTAACAGAGCAGTAAGATCGATCGAAGAAGTTAAAGAATTGGCAAAGAAGTTAGTAACGAAG GTAAACGAGCTTCAAAATTATCTGAACATCGAAGAAGTTGGAGGTAACGAGAAACAAGGAAAGAAAATCGAGACACGCGCGATCGACGATTTATGTTCGAATGTAAGTGCAGGTTGTTATGCTTTTAAAGATACGCCTAATGTCGTTCAAAAATGCGTGTCGACGAATCGCGTTGAACCGAGGGCGAGAATCGTCGAACGAAAAGCAGGGCCAGTTAAAAATCCAGACGAGAGGAAAGTTGTAGGGACTGCGAATAAAAATGTGGAGAGGAAAAGGTCGGTGGGTAGCAGACGCGTCGTTAAAATGTCGTCTCCGGGTACGTCGAAAGTTGTTCGCAAGCAGGCAGAGACGAAATCGGGTCGTAAATGGGGAAAATGGACCGATTGGAGTAGTTGTAGCGTCACTTGCGGTAAAGGGCGTCAGATAAGATGGCGTTACTGTTTGCGTGATTGTAGCACAGCAGAGACTGAGATGGAGGAGAAGGCTTGCCAGTTGCCAGCTTGCCCGCCTGGAAAATTCTTaggtatattttaa
- the LOC143431539 gene encoding selenoprotein F, giving the protein MNLLSLVYILSLSLMVHFVSTEFSADDCKSLGFKKANLLCSTCDEFKKRDLTEIWNNCQECCLKDDYDLSGLKRYPHAILEVCTCKFGAYPQIQAFIKSDRPAKYKNLQIKYVRGLDPIIKLLDADNKVEDILDIHKWDTDSVDEFLATHLSMD; this is encoded by the exons ATGAATCTCTTGTCATTAGTGTACATACTTTCACTTAGTTTAATG GTGCATTTCGTGTCGACGGAATTTTCAGCCGACGATTGTAAAAGCTTAGGCTTTAAGAAAGCTAATTTACTCTGTTCCACTTGCGACGAATTTAAGAAACGTGACCTGACAGAAATATG GAACAATTGCCAAGAATGTTGTTTGAAAGATGATTACGATTTGTCTGGGCTTAAACGGTATCCACATGCTATTCTTGAAGTTTGCACATGCAAATTTGGCGCATATCCACAAATTCAAG CCTTCATAAAGAGTGATCGACCTGCTAAATACaaaaatttgcaaataaaatatGTTAGAGGTTTAGATCCAATAATTAAATTATTGGATGCAGACAATAAAGTTGAAGATATCCTCGATATTCATAAATGGGATACCGATTCAGTTGACGAATTCTTAGCAACGCATCTTTCCATGGATTAA